One Candidatus Micrarchaeia archaeon genomic region harbors:
- a CDS encoding DUF2797 domain-containing protein, translating into MRGHMISFLPLQGTLSFWGEGGPEAAELKGELSLSFSAERFCTGYNDGEHMHRCPILFPGKKQCAPCASRDISRMYTRLDYAGFEAAYEKFRGQQFSVYVTSFAHVLKCGVTRTARLHERVTEQGADFFAEIARTEDAESAYSIEYAAQQAFGLRNGVTSSQKMKLLKIGPQRERIEQCVSRIIESGLLSGVEGEMKVNALAHKVPAAFEEAREIEGAVTGNKGQLLFFRRDSSDFCINMAVKPGFSFSTP; encoded by the coding sequence ATGCGCGGCCACATGATTTCATTCCTTCCTCTCCAGGGCACGCTCAGCTTCTGGGGGGAAGGGGGACCCGAAGCCGCGGAATTGAAAGGCGAGCTCTCGCTCTCGTTCAGCGCCGAAAGGTTTTGCACTGGCTACAATGACGGGGAGCATATGCACCGCTGCCCCATCCTGTTCCCGGGAAAGAAGCAATGCGCGCCCTGCGCGTCCAGGGACATATCAAGGATGTACACGCGCCTTGATTACGCTGGATTCGAGGCGGCTTACGAAAAGTTCCGCGGGCAGCAGTTCAGCGTTTATGTAACCTCATTCGCCCATGTGCTCAAGTGCGGCGTTACGCGGACAGCGCGCCTGCACGAGCGCGTAACCGAGCAGGGCGCGGACTTTTTCGCTGAGATAGCTAGGACAGAGGACGCCGAATCCGCGTACTCCATAGAATACGCGGCCCAGCAGGCATTCGGGCTGAGGAACGGCGTGACTTCCTCGCAGAAGATGAAGCTTCTCAAAATTGGCCCGCAGAGGGAGCGCATCGAGCAATGCGTGTCCAGAATAATAGAAAGCGGGCTGCTCAGCGGCGTCGAGGGCGAAATGAAGGTCAATGCGCTCGCTCACAAGGTCCCGGCCGCGTTCGAGGAAGCCAGGGAAATAGAAGGAGCGGTTACGGGGAACAAGGGCCAGCTGCTTTTCTTCAGGCGCGACAGCTCGGATTTCTGCATAAACATGGCTGTGAAGCCGGGCTTCAGCTTCTCTACTCCCTGA
- the rpl40e gene encoding 50S ribosomal protein L40e (contains a zinc-finger motif) produces MGKFAEADAEIIKIVICRKCKTRNKKGVAKCRNCGSRFMRPKRKDIRAKK; encoded by the coding sequence ATGGGTAAATTCGCAGAAGCTGACGCTGAAATAATCAAGATAGTGATATGCAGGAAATGCAAGACCAGGAACAAGAAGGGAGTCGCTAAGTGCAGGAACTGCGGCTCCAGGTTCATGAGGCCAAAAAGAAAGGACATAAGGGCGAAGAAGTAG